One genomic segment of Odocoileus virginianus isolate 20LAN1187 ecotype Illinois chromosome 17, Ovbor_1.2, whole genome shotgun sequence includes these proteins:
- the CD7 gene encoding T-cell antigen CD7 produces the protein MVGLLRLLLLPLLQASREVWQSPSKMIALEGDSVNITCSTPGTLHGIYLKQTWPSNSDVIYYEDGLEPTVDPRFQGRIAFSGLQHNLTVSLYHLQLADTGGYTCVAIMDDKIFGPGTLVMVTDQLPQAVNTCQESWLIHFALPTTLAVGFFLIGLGLGAVCVLKRTQIQKLCCAKDKSPVYVVYEDMSHSRCNTMSIPNQYQ, from the exons ATGGTTgggctcctgaggctcctgctgcTCCCCTTGCTCCAGGCCTCCCGAG AGGTGTGGCAGTCCCCCAGCAAAATGATCGCTTTAGAGGGGGACTCCGTCAACATCACCTGCTCCACCCCGGGCACCCTGCATGGCATCTACCTGAAACAAACGTGGCCAAGCAACAGCGATGTGATTTACTATGAAGATGGGTTGGAGCCCACCGTGGACCCGCGGTTCCAGGGCCGCATTGCCTTCTCAGGGCTGCAACACAACCTGACCGTCAGCTTGTACCACCTGCAGTTGGCTGACACCGGGGGCTACACCTGCGTGGCCATAATGGATGATAAGATCTTTGGTCCTGGCACCTTGGTCATGGTGACAG ACCAACTGCCCCAGGCAGTGAACACGTGCCAGGAGTCTTGGCTGATACACTTTGCTCTCCCCACGACCCTGGCTGTGGGCTTCTTTCTCATCGGGCTGGGACTGGGAGCAGTGTGTGTGCTGAAAAGAACACAG ATCCAGAAACTCTGCTGTGCGAAGGATAAGAGCCCAGTGTACGTGGTCTATGAGGACATGTCCCACAGCCGCTGTAACACCATGTCCATCCCCAACCAGTACCAGTGA